A genomic segment from Nicotiana sylvestris chromosome 1, ASM39365v2, whole genome shotgun sequence encodes:
- the LOC138878209 gene encoding protein MAIN-LIKE 1-like has protein sequence MTRGQYLDMMGQFSVYRPQGDAVQRGGSRVALSGIRNHMEFLHPDITSETEDLYIERYTRLALLLLFECVLFPNTSGSLVSMRSLHHLQQLDDLPLYNWGAAVLAYLYRSMCRASMLCVVDICGFLPLLQVTTFSNTLFITLNSIWSK, from the coding sequence ATGACGCGTGGACAATATTTGGATATGATGGGGCAGTTTTCTGTTTATAGACCTCAGGGTGACGCTGTACAGAGAGGGGGCAGTCGCGTTGCTTTGTCAGGCATCAGAAATCATATGGAGTTTTTGCACCCAGACATTACCAGCGAGACGGAGGATCTCTATATTGAAAGGTACACGCGGTTGGCGCTGCTCCTGCTTTTCGAgtgtgtcttgttcccgaacacttcggggagtcTAGTGAGTATGCGTTCTCTCCATCATCTTCAGCAGCTGGATGATTTACCCTTGTACAActggggtgctgctgttctcgCATACCTGTATAGGAGCATGTGCCGAGCGAGCATGCTTTGCGTGGTGGACATATGTGGATTTCTGCCcctcctacaggtgacaacattttcgaatactctgttcattactctgaattctatatggtcgaaatga